A single Musa acuminata AAA Group cultivar baxijiao chromosome BXJ2-1, Cavendish_Baxijiao_AAA, whole genome shotgun sequence DNA region contains:
- the LOC103992001 gene encoding zinc finger protein BRUTUS isoform X1: MAMRTPFTTREEGQRFESMDPSSSSSLLERLRSSDGSSPLIFFVFFHKAIRSELDRLHRAAVALATDGVGDVESVSRRCRFLFSMYQHHSNAEDEVVFPALDKRVKNVARTYFLEHKGEHDLFKHLFDLLDLNVHNDGIARRELASCTGAIQTSIMQHIYKEEEQVFPLFIEKFSLKEQADLVWQFLCSIPVYIMVDFLPWLSSCVSQDEHKDMMTCLCKVVPKERLLQQVIFEWMKGKSFTNQSMSHNDVSWCCIDHANTRKRKHAESDSNFVDSPRAHPINEILDWHNAIRKEVNDIAKEARQIQLSRDFSDLSTFYSRLEFVADVCIYHSIAEDQILFPAVDMPVSFVEDHAEEKNQFNNLRCLIKRIKCAGVNSVSPEFYSKICSHADRIMATIQRHFNVEEAQVLPIARISFSPEKQRKIIYRSICVMPLRLIERALPWFVATLCEDEARSFLQNMKLAASSSETALVTLFAGWACKGQLHNISRSGRFTCLSLKVADGFIQEEKDKIEQNCGQAFCAFASPLREISAVHTENDKDPVDRCCFPQSCRNNNEVGSLDILVLQKHFSNKQTCFASGLGLNSNSLPVDSMSKKSECSLSCNSSAPHINSNLFSWETEITSSNSAHEFRPIDTIFKFHKAIRKDLEYLDMESEKLIGCDDYEAFLCNFSGRFCLLWGLYKAHSNAEDRIVFPALESRETLHNVSHSYILDHKQEEKLFSDISAVLTELSQLRETNNKTYKMADTTGSDCSYSVHDICWTRKHNALAIKLQSMCRSIRVTLDQHVFMEELELWPLFDSYFSFEEQDKIVGCIIGMTGAEILQSMLSWVTSVLTEEEHDKMMETWKEATKNTMFNEWLNEWWGARPISSHDPEEANVLPKGMEQQENLDQIDQTFKPGWNDIFRMNQNELESEIRKVSRDITLDPRRKAYIIQNLMTSRWLAAAAKQKLPHASTSEDKNGDVPGCSPSYRDLEQQIFGCEHYKRNCKLLAACCKKLFTCRFCHDSVSDHTMDRKAVTEMMCMRCLKVQTVGPTCKTDTCNGFPMAKYFCKFCKFFDDERTVYHCPFCNLCRLGKGLGIDFFHCMKCNCCLGMKLVDHNCREKGLESNCPICCDFLFTSSTPVRALPCGHFMHSACFQAYASSHYTCPICSKSLGDMTVYFGMLDTLLASEQLPEEYGDRCQDILCNDCDKKGMSRFHWLYHKCSFCGSYNTRIIKNEANSCLTSSN; this comes from the exons ATGGCGATGAGGACGCCATTTACGACGAGAGAGGAGGGACAGCGATTCGAATCTATGGATCCCTCTTCTTCGTCCTCTTTGCTTGAGCGGCTGAGGAGCTCAGACGGGTCCTCGCCGCtgatcttcttcgtcttcttccacAAGGCGATACGGTCCGAGCTCGACCGCCTTCACCGCGCCGCTGTAGCGCTTGCCACGGATGGCGTGGGAGACGTCGAGTCCGTCTCCAGGCGCTGCAGATTCCTCTTTTCCATGTACCAGCACCACTCCAATGCTGAGGACGAG GTTGTTTTTCCAGCCCTTGACAAACGTGTGAAGAATGTTGCAAGAACATATTTTCTTGAGCACAAAGGGGAACATGACCTTTTTAAACATTTATTTGATTTACTGGACTTAAATGTTCATAATGACGGCATTGCTAGAAGAGAACTTGCTTCATGTACTGGTGCTATACAAACGTCAATTATGCAGCACATATATAAGGAGGAGGAGCAG GTTTTCCCACTCTTTATTGAGAAATTTTCACTTAAGGAGCAAGCTGATTTGGTTTGGCAGTTCCTGTGTAGCATCCCTGTGTACATAATGGTAGACTTCCTTCCATGGCTTTCTTCTTGTGTCTCACAGGATGAACATAAGGATATGATGACATGTTTATGTAAAGTAGTACCAAAAGAAAGGCTTCTTCAGCAG GTTATATTTGAATGGATGAAAGGGAAAAGTTTCACAAACCAGAGTATGAGCCATAATGATGTATCATGGTGCTGCATTGATCATGCCAATACCAGGAAGAGGAAACATGCAGAATCAGATAGCAATTTTGTTGATTCACCAAGGGCACACCCAATAAATGAAATTTTGGACTGGCATAATGCTATCAGAAAGGAGGTTAatgacattgcaaaagaagcaagacAAATACAACTTTCTCGAGATTTCTCTGATCTATCTACCTTCTATTCAAGGCTTGAATTTGTTGCTGATGTATGCATCTATCACAG TATAGCTGAAGATCAAATTTTATTTCCAGCAGTGGATATGCCAGTCTCATTTGTGGAAGATCATGCTGAAGAAAAGAATCAGTTTAACAACCTCAGGTGCCTAATCAAGCGTATCAAATGTGCTGGTGTCAACTCAGTTTCTCCTGAATTTTACTCAAAGATATGTTCACATGCAGATCGTATTATGGCGACTATTCAAAGGCACTTCAATGTTGAGGAAGCTCAG GTGCTTCCTATAGCAAGGATATCTTTCTCTCCTGAAAAGCAACGGAAGATTATTTATCGGAGCATATGTGTAATGCCACTAAGACTTATAGAGCGTGCTTTACCATGGTTTGTAGCAACACTTTGTGAGGATGAAGCTAGGTCATTCCTCCAGAATATGAAACTGGCAG CCTCATCATCTGAGACAGCACTAGTTACACTTTTTGCTGGTTGGGCATGCaagggtcaactgcacaatatctCGAGATCTGGCAGGTTTACATGCTTGTCTTTAAAAGTGGCAGATGGTTTCATTCAAGAAGAGAAGGATAAGATAGAACAGAATTGTGGTCAAGCATTCTGTGCATTTGCTTCTCCATTAAGAGAGATATCAGCTGTCCATACAGAGAATGACAAGGATCCTGTTGACCGATGTTGCTTCCCACAATCTTGTAGAAACAATAATGAGGTTGGAAGTTTAGATATTTTAGTTCTCCAAAAGCATTTTTCCAATAAGCAAACTTGCTTTGCTTCTGGATTAGGACTTAACAGCAATAGCCTACCTGTAGATTCCATGTCTAAAAAATCAGAGTGTTCCTTGTCTTGCAATTCTTCTGCTCCTCATATAAACTCAAATCTCTTTTCATGGGAGACAGAAATCACCTCATCCAATTCGGCACATGAATTCAGGCCTATTGATACCATATTTAAGTTTCATAAAGCAATTCGTAAAGATTTAGAATATTTGGATATGGAGTCCGAAAAGCTTATAGGttgtgatgactatgaggcatttCTTTGCAattttagtggaagattttgtttGTTGTGGGGCCTTTATAAAGCTCACAGTAATGCTGAAGATCGTATTGTATTTCCGGCTTTAGAATCAAGAGAAACCCTTCACAATGTTAGCCACTCCTATATTCTGGACCACAAACAGGAGGAGAAGTTATTTTCAGATATATCTGCAGTTCTGACAGAGCTTTCACAATTACGTGAAACGAATAACAAGACATATAAGATGGCTGACACAACTGGAAGTGACTGCAGTTACTCTGTCCATGATATTTGTTGGACAAGGAAGCACAATGCACTTGCTATCAAGCTTCAAAGTATGTGCAGATCCATACGAGTTACTTTGGACCAACATGTTTTTATGGAGGAACTTGAACTCTGGCCATTGTTTGACAGctacttctcttttgaggagcAAGACAAGATAGTTGGATGCATAATTGGGATGACTGGAGCAGAAATTCTTCAGTCAATGTTATCCTGGGTAACTTCTGTTCTAACAGAAGAGGAACATGACAAGATGATGGAAACATGGAAGGAAGCTACCAAAAACACTATGTTTAATGAGTGGCTGAATGAATGGTGGGGTGCAAGACCTATTTCTTCACATGACCCTGAAGAGGCAAATGTTCTTCCAAAAG GAATGGAACAACAAGAGAACCTAGATCAAATTGATCAGACATTCAAGCCTGGTTGGAATGATATTTTTCGAATGAATCAAAATGAGCTGGAGTCAGAGATACGAAAGGTTTCTCGAGACATAACACTTGATCCACGAAGAAAGGCATATATTATTCAAAATCTTATGACAAG TCGCTGGTTAGCTGCTGCTGCTAAACAGAAATTGCCACATGCATCTACCAGTGAGGACAAAAATGGTGATGTTCCAGGATGTTCTCCATCATATAGGGATCTGGAGCAACAGATATTTGGTTGTGAGCACTATAAAAGAAACTGCAAGCTTCTTGCTGCTTGTTGTAAGAAGCTCTTCACATGCAGGTTCTGCCACGACAGCGTCAGTGATCACACAATGGATAG GAAAGCAGTGACGGAAATGATGTGTATGCGCTGTCTGAAAGTCCAGACAGTTGGTCCAACTTGCAAGACAGATACCTGTAATGGATTTCCAATGGCAAAATACTTCTGCAAATTTTGCaaattttttgatgatgaaag GACTGTATATCACTGTCCATTTTGCAATTTATGTCGCCTTGGAAAAGGACTTGGCATCGATTTCTTTCACTGCATGAAATGCAATTGTTGCCTAGGCATGAAGCTAGTGGACCATAACTGCAGGGAGAAAGGTCTAGAATCAAATTGTCCCATATGTTGTGATTTCCTGTTTACATCAAGTACGCCTGTCAGAGCTTTACCATGCGGCCATTTCATGCATTCAGCTTGCTTTCAG GCATATGCTTCCAGTCACTATACCTGCCCGATCTGCAGCAAGTCTTTAGGAGACATGACG GTCTATTTCGGCATGCTTGACACCTTGCTAGCTTCAGAACAGCTTCCAGAAGAATACGGAGATCGTTGTCAG GACATACTCTGCAATGATTGTGATAAAAAAGGGATGTCTCGCTTTCATTGGCTCTACCACAAATGTAGCTTCTGCGGCTCATATAATACCAGGATAATCAAGAATGAAGCTAACTCTTGTCTCACATCAAGCAATTGA
- the LOC103992001 gene encoding zinc finger protein BRUTUS isoform X2: protein MQHIYKEEEQVFPLFIEKFSLKEQADLVWQFLCSIPVYIMVDFLPWLSSCVSQDEHKDMMTCLCKVVPKERLLQQVIFEWMKGKSFTNQSMSHNDVSWCCIDHANTRKRKHAESDSNFVDSPRAHPINEILDWHNAIRKEVNDIAKEARQIQLSRDFSDLSTFYSRLEFVADVCIYHSIAEDQILFPAVDMPVSFVEDHAEEKNQFNNLRCLIKRIKCAGVNSVSPEFYSKICSHADRIMATIQRHFNVEEAQVLPIARISFSPEKQRKIIYRSICVMPLRLIERALPWFVATLCEDEARSFLQNMKLAASSSETALVTLFAGWACKGQLHNISRSGRFTCLSLKVADGFIQEEKDKIEQNCGQAFCAFASPLREISAVHTENDKDPVDRCCFPQSCRNNNEVGSLDILVLQKHFSNKQTCFASGLGLNSNSLPVDSMSKKSECSLSCNSSAPHINSNLFSWETEITSSNSAHEFRPIDTIFKFHKAIRKDLEYLDMESEKLIGCDDYEAFLCNFSGRFCLLWGLYKAHSNAEDRIVFPALESRETLHNVSHSYILDHKQEEKLFSDISAVLTELSQLRETNNKTYKMADTTGSDCSYSVHDICWTRKHNALAIKLQSMCRSIRVTLDQHVFMEELELWPLFDSYFSFEEQDKIVGCIIGMTGAEILQSMLSWVTSVLTEEEHDKMMETWKEATKNTMFNEWLNEWWGARPISSHDPEEANVLPKGMEQQENLDQIDQTFKPGWNDIFRMNQNELESEIRKVSRDITLDPRRKAYIIQNLMTSRWLAAAAKQKLPHASTSEDKNGDVPGCSPSYRDLEQQIFGCEHYKRNCKLLAACCKKLFTCRFCHDSVSDHTMDRKAVTEMMCMRCLKVQTVGPTCKTDTCNGFPMAKYFCKFCKFFDDERTVYHCPFCNLCRLGKGLGIDFFHCMKCNCCLGMKLVDHNCREKGLESNCPICCDFLFTSSTPVRALPCGHFMHSACFQAYASSHYTCPICSKSLGDMTVYFGMLDTLLASEQLPEEYGDRCQDILCNDCDKKGMSRFHWLYHKCSFCGSYNTRIIKNEANSCLTSSN from the exons ATGCAGCACATATATAAGGAGGAGGAGCAG GTTTTCCCACTCTTTATTGAGAAATTTTCACTTAAGGAGCAAGCTGATTTGGTTTGGCAGTTCCTGTGTAGCATCCCTGTGTACATAATGGTAGACTTCCTTCCATGGCTTTCTTCTTGTGTCTCACAGGATGAACATAAGGATATGATGACATGTTTATGTAAAGTAGTACCAAAAGAAAGGCTTCTTCAGCAG GTTATATTTGAATGGATGAAAGGGAAAAGTTTCACAAACCAGAGTATGAGCCATAATGATGTATCATGGTGCTGCATTGATCATGCCAATACCAGGAAGAGGAAACATGCAGAATCAGATAGCAATTTTGTTGATTCACCAAGGGCACACCCAATAAATGAAATTTTGGACTGGCATAATGCTATCAGAAAGGAGGTTAatgacattgcaaaagaagcaagacAAATACAACTTTCTCGAGATTTCTCTGATCTATCTACCTTCTATTCAAGGCTTGAATTTGTTGCTGATGTATGCATCTATCACAG TATAGCTGAAGATCAAATTTTATTTCCAGCAGTGGATATGCCAGTCTCATTTGTGGAAGATCATGCTGAAGAAAAGAATCAGTTTAACAACCTCAGGTGCCTAATCAAGCGTATCAAATGTGCTGGTGTCAACTCAGTTTCTCCTGAATTTTACTCAAAGATATGTTCACATGCAGATCGTATTATGGCGACTATTCAAAGGCACTTCAATGTTGAGGAAGCTCAG GTGCTTCCTATAGCAAGGATATCTTTCTCTCCTGAAAAGCAACGGAAGATTATTTATCGGAGCATATGTGTAATGCCACTAAGACTTATAGAGCGTGCTTTACCATGGTTTGTAGCAACACTTTGTGAGGATGAAGCTAGGTCATTCCTCCAGAATATGAAACTGGCAG CCTCATCATCTGAGACAGCACTAGTTACACTTTTTGCTGGTTGGGCATGCaagggtcaactgcacaatatctCGAGATCTGGCAGGTTTACATGCTTGTCTTTAAAAGTGGCAGATGGTTTCATTCAAGAAGAGAAGGATAAGATAGAACAGAATTGTGGTCAAGCATTCTGTGCATTTGCTTCTCCATTAAGAGAGATATCAGCTGTCCATACAGAGAATGACAAGGATCCTGTTGACCGATGTTGCTTCCCACAATCTTGTAGAAACAATAATGAGGTTGGAAGTTTAGATATTTTAGTTCTCCAAAAGCATTTTTCCAATAAGCAAACTTGCTTTGCTTCTGGATTAGGACTTAACAGCAATAGCCTACCTGTAGATTCCATGTCTAAAAAATCAGAGTGTTCCTTGTCTTGCAATTCTTCTGCTCCTCATATAAACTCAAATCTCTTTTCATGGGAGACAGAAATCACCTCATCCAATTCGGCACATGAATTCAGGCCTATTGATACCATATTTAAGTTTCATAAAGCAATTCGTAAAGATTTAGAATATTTGGATATGGAGTCCGAAAAGCTTATAGGttgtgatgactatgaggcatttCTTTGCAattttagtggaagattttgtttGTTGTGGGGCCTTTATAAAGCTCACAGTAATGCTGAAGATCGTATTGTATTTCCGGCTTTAGAATCAAGAGAAACCCTTCACAATGTTAGCCACTCCTATATTCTGGACCACAAACAGGAGGAGAAGTTATTTTCAGATATATCTGCAGTTCTGACAGAGCTTTCACAATTACGTGAAACGAATAACAAGACATATAAGATGGCTGACACAACTGGAAGTGACTGCAGTTACTCTGTCCATGATATTTGTTGGACAAGGAAGCACAATGCACTTGCTATCAAGCTTCAAAGTATGTGCAGATCCATACGAGTTACTTTGGACCAACATGTTTTTATGGAGGAACTTGAACTCTGGCCATTGTTTGACAGctacttctcttttgaggagcAAGACAAGATAGTTGGATGCATAATTGGGATGACTGGAGCAGAAATTCTTCAGTCAATGTTATCCTGGGTAACTTCTGTTCTAACAGAAGAGGAACATGACAAGATGATGGAAACATGGAAGGAAGCTACCAAAAACACTATGTTTAATGAGTGGCTGAATGAATGGTGGGGTGCAAGACCTATTTCTTCACATGACCCTGAAGAGGCAAATGTTCTTCCAAAAG GAATGGAACAACAAGAGAACCTAGATCAAATTGATCAGACATTCAAGCCTGGTTGGAATGATATTTTTCGAATGAATCAAAATGAGCTGGAGTCAGAGATACGAAAGGTTTCTCGAGACATAACACTTGATCCACGAAGAAAGGCATATATTATTCAAAATCTTATGACAAG TCGCTGGTTAGCTGCTGCTGCTAAACAGAAATTGCCACATGCATCTACCAGTGAGGACAAAAATGGTGATGTTCCAGGATGTTCTCCATCATATAGGGATCTGGAGCAACAGATATTTGGTTGTGAGCACTATAAAAGAAACTGCAAGCTTCTTGCTGCTTGTTGTAAGAAGCTCTTCACATGCAGGTTCTGCCACGACAGCGTCAGTGATCACACAATGGATAG GAAAGCAGTGACGGAAATGATGTGTATGCGCTGTCTGAAAGTCCAGACAGTTGGTCCAACTTGCAAGACAGATACCTGTAATGGATTTCCAATGGCAAAATACTTCTGCAAATTTTGCaaattttttgatgatgaaag GACTGTATATCACTGTCCATTTTGCAATTTATGTCGCCTTGGAAAAGGACTTGGCATCGATTTCTTTCACTGCATGAAATGCAATTGTTGCCTAGGCATGAAGCTAGTGGACCATAACTGCAGGGAGAAAGGTCTAGAATCAAATTGTCCCATATGTTGTGATTTCCTGTTTACATCAAGTACGCCTGTCAGAGCTTTACCATGCGGCCATTTCATGCATTCAGCTTGCTTTCAG GCATATGCTTCCAGTCACTATACCTGCCCGATCTGCAGCAAGTCTTTAGGAGACATGACG GTCTATTTCGGCATGCTTGACACCTTGCTAGCTTCAGAACAGCTTCCAGAAGAATACGGAGATCGTTGTCAG GACATACTCTGCAATGATTGTGATAAAAAAGGGATGTCTCGCTTTCATTGGCTCTACCACAAATGTAGCTTCTGCGGCTCATATAATACCAGGATAATCAAGAATGAAGCTAACTCTTGTCTCACATCAAGCAATTGA
- the LOC103992001 gene encoding zinc finger protein BRUTUS isoform X4 — protein sequence MAMRTPFTTREEGQRFESMDPSSSSSLLERLRSSDGSSPLIFFVFFHKAIRSELDRLHRAAVALATDGVGDVESVSRRCRFLFSMYQHHSNAEDEVVFPALDKRVKNVARTYFLEHKGEHDLFKHLFDLLDLNVHNDGIARRELASCTGAIQTSIMQHIYKEEEQVFPLFIEKFSLKEQADLVWQFLCSIPVYIMVDFLPWLSSCVSQDEHKDMMTCLCKVVPKERLLQQVIFEWMKGKSFTNQSMSHNDVSWCCIDHANTRKRKHAESDSNFVDSPRAHPINEILDWHNAIRKEVNDIAKEARQIQLSRDFSDLSTFYSRLEFVADVCIYHSIAEDQILFPAVDMPVSFVEDHAEEKNQFNNLRCLIKRIKCAGVNSVSPEFYSKICSHADRIMATIQRHFNVEEAQVLPIARISFSPEKQRKIIYRSICVMPLRLIERALPWFVATLCEDEARSFLQNMKLAASSSETALVTLFAGWACKGQLHNISRSGRFTCLSLKVADGFIQEEKDKIEQNCGQAFCAFASPLREISAVHTENDKDPVDRCCFPQSCRNNNEVGSLDILVLQKHFSNKQTCFASGLGLNSNSLPVDSMSKKSECSLSCNSSAPHINSNLFSWETEITSSNSAHEFRPIDTIFKFHKAIRKDLEYLDMESEKLIGCDDYEAFLCNFSGRFCLLWGLYKAHSNAEDRIVFPALESRETLHNVSHSYILDHKQEEKLFSDISAVLTELSQLRETNNKTYKMADTTGSDCSYSVHDICWTRKHNALAIKLQSMCRSIRVTLDQHVFMEELELWPLFDSYFSFEEQDKIVGCIIGMTGAEILQSMLSWVTSVLTEEEHDKMMETWKEATKNTMFNEWLNEWWGARPISSHDPEEANVLPKGMEQQENLDQIDQTFKPGWNDIFRMNQNELESEIRKVSRDITLDPRRKAYIIQNLMTSRWLAAAAKQKLPHASTSEDKNGDVPGCSPSYRDLEQQIFGCEHYKRNCKLLAACCKKLFTCRFCHDSVSDHTMDRP from the exons ATGGCGATGAGGACGCCATTTACGACGAGAGAGGAGGGACAGCGATTCGAATCTATGGATCCCTCTTCTTCGTCCTCTTTGCTTGAGCGGCTGAGGAGCTCAGACGGGTCCTCGCCGCtgatcttcttcgtcttcttccacAAGGCGATACGGTCCGAGCTCGACCGCCTTCACCGCGCCGCTGTAGCGCTTGCCACGGATGGCGTGGGAGACGTCGAGTCCGTCTCCAGGCGCTGCAGATTCCTCTTTTCCATGTACCAGCACCACTCCAATGCTGAGGACGAG GTTGTTTTTCCAGCCCTTGACAAACGTGTGAAGAATGTTGCAAGAACATATTTTCTTGAGCACAAAGGGGAACATGACCTTTTTAAACATTTATTTGATTTACTGGACTTAAATGTTCATAATGACGGCATTGCTAGAAGAGAACTTGCTTCATGTACTGGTGCTATACAAACGTCAATTATGCAGCACATATATAAGGAGGAGGAGCAG GTTTTCCCACTCTTTATTGAGAAATTTTCACTTAAGGAGCAAGCTGATTTGGTTTGGCAGTTCCTGTGTAGCATCCCTGTGTACATAATGGTAGACTTCCTTCCATGGCTTTCTTCTTGTGTCTCACAGGATGAACATAAGGATATGATGACATGTTTATGTAAAGTAGTACCAAAAGAAAGGCTTCTTCAGCAG GTTATATTTGAATGGATGAAAGGGAAAAGTTTCACAAACCAGAGTATGAGCCATAATGATGTATCATGGTGCTGCATTGATCATGCCAATACCAGGAAGAGGAAACATGCAGAATCAGATAGCAATTTTGTTGATTCACCAAGGGCACACCCAATAAATGAAATTTTGGACTGGCATAATGCTATCAGAAAGGAGGTTAatgacattgcaaaagaagcaagacAAATACAACTTTCTCGAGATTTCTCTGATCTATCTACCTTCTATTCAAGGCTTGAATTTGTTGCTGATGTATGCATCTATCACAG TATAGCTGAAGATCAAATTTTATTTCCAGCAGTGGATATGCCAGTCTCATTTGTGGAAGATCATGCTGAAGAAAAGAATCAGTTTAACAACCTCAGGTGCCTAATCAAGCGTATCAAATGTGCTGGTGTCAACTCAGTTTCTCCTGAATTTTACTCAAAGATATGTTCACATGCAGATCGTATTATGGCGACTATTCAAAGGCACTTCAATGTTGAGGAAGCTCAG GTGCTTCCTATAGCAAGGATATCTTTCTCTCCTGAAAAGCAACGGAAGATTATTTATCGGAGCATATGTGTAATGCCACTAAGACTTATAGAGCGTGCTTTACCATGGTTTGTAGCAACACTTTGTGAGGATGAAGCTAGGTCATTCCTCCAGAATATGAAACTGGCAG CCTCATCATCTGAGACAGCACTAGTTACACTTTTTGCTGGTTGGGCATGCaagggtcaactgcacaatatctCGAGATCTGGCAGGTTTACATGCTTGTCTTTAAAAGTGGCAGATGGTTTCATTCAAGAAGAGAAGGATAAGATAGAACAGAATTGTGGTCAAGCATTCTGTGCATTTGCTTCTCCATTAAGAGAGATATCAGCTGTCCATACAGAGAATGACAAGGATCCTGTTGACCGATGTTGCTTCCCACAATCTTGTAGAAACAATAATGAGGTTGGAAGTTTAGATATTTTAGTTCTCCAAAAGCATTTTTCCAATAAGCAAACTTGCTTTGCTTCTGGATTAGGACTTAACAGCAATAGCCTACCTGTAGATTCCATGTCTAAAAAATCAGAGTGTTCCTTGTCTTGCAATTCTTCTGCTCCTCATATAAACTCAAATCTCTTTTCATGGGAGACAGAAATCACCTCATCCAATTCGGCACATGAATTCAGGCCTATTGATACCATATTTAAGTTTCATAAAGCAATTCGTAAAGATTTAGAATATTTGGATATGGAGTCCGAAAAGCTTATAGGttgtgatgactatgaggcatttCTTTGCAattttagtggaagattttgtttGTTGTGGGGCCTTTATAAAGCTCACAGTAATGCTGAAGATCGTATTGTATTTCCGGCTTTAGAATCAAGAGAAACCCTTCACAATGTTAGCCACTCCTATATTCTGGACCACAAACAGGAGGAGAAGTTATTTTCAGATATATCTGCAGTTCTGACAGAGCTTTCACAATTACGTGAAACGAATAACAAGACATATAAGATGGCTGACACAACTGGAAGTGACTGCAGTTACTCTGTCCATGATATTTGTTGGACAAGGAAGCACAATGCACTTGCTATCAAGCTTCAAAGTATGTGCAGATCCATACGAGTTACTTTGGACCAACATGTTTTTATGGAGGAACTTGAACTCTGGCCATTGTTTGACAGctacttctcttttgaggagcAAGACAAGATAGTTGGATGCATAATTGGGATGACTGGAGCAGAAATTCTTCAGTCAATGTTATCCTGGGTAACTTCTGTTCTAACAGAAGAGGAACATGACAAGATGATGGAAACATGGAAGGAAGCTACCAAAAACACTATGTTTAATGAGTGGCTGAATGAATGGTGGGGTGCAAGACCTATTTCTTCACATGACCCTGAAGAGGCAAATGTTCTTCCAAAAG GAATGGAACAACAAGAGAACCTAGATCAAATTGATCAGACATTCAAGCCTGGTTGGAATGATATTTTTCGAATGAATCAAAATGAGCTGGAGTCAGAGATACGAAAGGTTTCTCGAGACATAACACTTGATCCACGAAGAAAGGCATATATTATTCAAAATCTTATGACAAG TCGCTGGTTAGCTGCTGCTGCTAAACAGAAATTGCCACATGCATCTACCAGTGAGGACAAAAATGGTGATGTTCCAGGATGTTCTCCATCATATAGGGATCTGGAGCAACAGATATTTGGTTGTGAGCACTATAAAAGAAACTGCAAGCTTCTTGCTGCTTGTTGTAAGAAGCTCTTCACATGCAGGTTCTGCCACGACAGCGTCAGTGATCACACAATGGATAG GCCTTGA